In Chloracidobacterium sp., one genomic interval encodes:
- the coaD gene encoding pantetheine-phosphate adenylyltransferase yields the protein MRRALFPGSFDPLTNGHLDILRRSAPLFDEMIVGVLNNPDKNPMFTVEERSEMIREALTLIDGSGCRFTVASFSGLTAEFARRSGASAIVRGIRAVSDYEYELRMALMNRRLEPSIETVFLMAGEEYSYVSSTLMKQVFLLGGRIGGLIPPQVEARMREKLDPGA from the coding sequence ATGCGGCGAGCACTCTTTCCCGGCTCTTTTGACCCATTAACGAACGGCCATCTCGACATTCTTCGTCGCTCGGCACCGCTTTTTGACGAAATGATAGTCGGCGTGCTGAATAATCCTGACAAAAACCCGATGTTCACCGTCGAAGAGCGTTCAGAGATGATACGCGAGGCGCTGACGCTGATCGACGGCAGCGGCTGCAGGTTCACGGTTGCGAGCTTCTCGGGCCTGACGGCCGAATTCGCCCGCCGATCGGGCGCTTCAGCGATCGTTCGCGGCATTCGCGCCGTGAGCGATTACGAATACGAACTGCGAATGGCGTTGATGAACCGCCGGCTTGAGCCTTCGATAGAGACGGTCTTTCTGATGGCAGGCGAAGAATACTCGTACGTTTCATCGACCCTTATGAAGCAGGTCTTTTTGCTCGGCGGCCGCATCGGAGGCCTCATTCCGCCACAGGTCGAAGCCCGAATGCGAGAGAAACTTGATCCCGGCGCCTGA
- a CDS encoding type II toxin-antitoxin system VapC family toxin, translating into MLNLDTHIVVDGLIGDLSVRELDLLEGVPVAISGIVLWEISKLVQQKRISIDVDGVAFRRFLRQATVYPITLEIARASTALDFQSDPADEIIAATSLVEKIPLITRDRKILKSKIVPLAI; encoded by the coding sequence ATGCTGAATCTTGACACGCACATAGTTGTAGATGGATTGATCGGCGATCTCTCGGTGCGCGAACTCGACTTGCTCGAAGGCGTACCTGTTGCTATTTCGGGCATCGTTTTGTGGGAAATTTCAAAACTCGTACAACAGAAACGGATTTCCATTGATGTTGATGGCGTTGCATTCAGAAGATTTCTTCGACAGGCAACGGTTTATCCAATAACCTTGGAGATCGCCCGCGCTAGCACCGCGCTTGATTTTCAATCCGATCCGGCAGACGAGATCATCGCGGCAACGAGCCTTGTTGAAAAAATACCGCTGATTACGCGCGACCGGAAGATATTGAAGTCGAAAATTGTTCCATTGGCGATATAA
- a CDS encoding type II toxin-antitoxin system Phd/YefM family antitoxin, which translates to MKAKTRTISVTEFKAKCLSIFDNLEAEGIVVEKRGKPVAKVIPIKPNNSEWIGSMKGQIKIHGDIMSTGIKWDAES; encoded by the coding sequence ATGAAAGCTAAAACACGAACAATTAGCGTAACGGAATTTAAGGCAAAATGCCTAAGTATCTTTGACAATCTAGAGGCCGAGGGCATCGTCGTTGAGAAGCGAGGTAAACCGGTCGCCAAAGTCATACCAATTAAGCCCAACAACTCCGAATGGATAGGCTCGATGAAAGGGCAGATCAAGATACATGGGGACATAATGTCGACTGGAATCAAATGGGATGCTGAATCTTGA
- a CDS encoding HAD-IB family hydrolase, whose translation MNKNGQAAAFYDLEGTLVSTNLVHTLAFYAKRQQGLWQTARKSVETLVKLPFFGVTDLYSRNVFNEVFFRSYEGFSQDRLRYFSDELFEEVLKPAIFPGTEELIAQGKKIGQRQVVLTGALDFTIAKLMDHLGIDDYVANRLEFVNGYATGRVLPPVMASATKAKWIREYAERENINLSESYAYSDSISDLPMLSIVGHPVAVCPDFRLKQTALQHDWAILDLK comes from the coding sequence ATGAATAAAAACGGACAAGCGGCGGCATTTTACGACCTTGAAGGCACACTGGTAAGCACGAACCTCGTCCACACGCTCGCATTTTACGCAAAGCGGCAGCAAGGGCTTTGGCAGACCGCGCGCAAGAGTGTCGAGACGCTCGTAAAGCTGCCGTTTTTCGGCGTTACCGACCTGTATTCGCGCAACGTCTTTAACGAGGTCTTCTTCCGCAGCTACGAGGGCTTTTCGCAAGATCGGCTTCGGTATTTTTCTGACGAACTTTTTGAGGAAGTGCTGAAGCCTGCGATCTTTCCGGGCACTGAAGAACTGATCGCACAGGGAAAGAAGATCGGGCAGCGGCAGGTCGTGCTGACCGGCGCGTTGGACTTTACCATCGCGAAATTGATGGATCATCTCGGCATTGATGATTATGTTGCGAACCGCCTCGAATTCGTCAATGGCTATGCGACGGGCCGCGTTCTGCCGCCGGTGATGGCTTCGGCGACAAAGGCGAAGTGGATACGCGAATACGCCGAGCGTGAGAACATAAATCTGTCAGAGTCTTATGCATATTCGGATTCGATATCCGATCTGCCGATGCTCTCGATCGTCGGTCATCCGGTCGCCGTTTGCCCCGACTTTCGCCTGAAACAAACGGCCCTGCAACACGACTGGGCGATCTTGGATCTGAAATGA
- a CDS encoding ORF6N domain-containing protein produces MQEVENKIYVIRGQRVMLDSDLAEVYKVETRVLKQAVRRNRHRFPDDFLFELTEDEISQLEASRSQTVTLNKSGSKRGSNIKYAPFAFTEHGAVMLASILNSPTAVEASIVVVRAFVKMRAVLALHKDLAKRVDQLAKVAAKHEGDFDVVFQLLGEIMRDPKRLKRKIGFVGTRKK; encoded by the coding sequence ATGCAAGAGGTCGAAAATAAAATTTACGTCATCCGTGGGCAACGCGTGATGTTGGACAGTGATCTAGCTGAGGTTTATAAGGTCGAAACGCGCGTATTGAAACAGGCGGTTAGGAGGAATCGACATCGATTTCCTGATGATTTCTTATTTGAACTTACCGAAGATGAGATATCACAGCTGGAAGCTTCAAGGTCACAAACTGTGACCTTGAACAAAAGCGGCTCAAAACGCGGTTCGAATATCAAATACGCTCCATTCGCTTTCACCGAACATGGTGCGGTTATGCTTGCGAGCATTCTTAATAGCCCGACGGCGGTTGAGGCTAGTATCGTTGTCGTGCGGGCTTTTGTAAAGATGCGGGCTGTTTTGGCATTGCACAAAGATTTGGCGAAACGGGTTGACCAACTGGCAAAGGTCGCCGCAAAGCATGAGGGCGATTTTGATGTCGTGTTTCAGTTATTAGGCGAGATCATGCGCGATCCGAAGCGTTTGAAACGGAAGATCGGATTTGTTGGAACGAGGAAGAAATGA
- a CDS encoding DUF2088 domain-containing protein, protein MALQLRRKTHESIVYIDKDSAPRIMPNGEDFILEDIPVGTRVIYPNPPIKGLPNREAAIRYAVNHPFEMEPLYALLEPGMRVTIALDDISIPLPPMATPDIRQTMLEVILDMCAANGVDDIHLIIANSLHRKMTEWEMKRMVGSKIFDEFYPDRYYNHDAEDDDNLITLGHTRHNEPLRVNKRAIESDLLIYANVNFVPMDGGHKSVAVGLCDYESLRAHHEPQTIRDSDSYMDPPKSALNHKVIRLGKLVDEACKVFHIETALNNRMFGEGYDILTRNEDEFSFADRLKWEAMKRTFSKLPRAARRKMLHAIPAQYEMIGCFAGRTEPVHERILELNYRQYEIPVKGQCDILISGIPDISPYNVYSALNPLLVQVMALGYHFNMYRNKPLLRKGGVMVITHPCFDEFDHNFHPSYIEFFHRLLPESRDAFYLREKYEREFASNPAYVEMYRRGNAYHGAHPFFMWYWGENGRQHVGKVIVAGAENAHVPEMLGWERADNLTEAIEMARSYMGRNAEITMLHQPIIGLCSVTD, encoded by the coding sequence ATGGCACTTCAGCTAAGACGAAAAACGCACGAGTCGATCGTGTACATTGACAAGGATTCGGCGCCGCGGATCATGCCGAACGGCGAGGATTTCATCCTTGAGGACATACCGGTAGGGACGCGGGTGATCTATCCGAATCCGCCGATCAAAGGCCTGCCGAACCGCGAGGCGGCGATACGCTATGCGGTAAATCATCCGTTCGAGATGGAGCCGCTGTATGCGCTGCTCGAACCGGGAATGCGCGTAACGATCGCGCTTGACGACATCAGCATACCGCTGCCGCCGATGGCGACGCCCGACATACGGCAGACGATGCTTGAGGTCATCTTGGATATGTGTGCGGCGAACGGAGTTGATGATATCCACCTGATCATCGCGAATTCGCTCCACCGCAAGATGACCGAGTGGGAGATGAAGCGGATGGTCGGCTCGAAGATATTCGACGAGTTCTACCCTGACCGATATTACAACCACGATGCCGAGGACGACGACAACCTGATCACCCTCGGCCACACGCGGCACAATGAGCCGCTTCGCGTGAATAAGCGTGCGATCGAGAGCGACCTGCTGATCTACGCCAACGTCAATTTTGTGCCAATGGACGGCGGACATAAGTCTGTCGCGGTCGGGCTGTGCGATTACGAGTCGCTGCGTGCGCACCACGAACCGCAGACGATACGCGACTCTGACTCGTACATGGATCCGCCGAAGTCGGCGCTCAATCACAAGGTCATCCGGCTCGGCAAGCTCGTTGACGAGGCCTGCAAGGTCTTTCATATCGAGACGGCTCTTAACAATCGGATGTTCGGCGAGGGCTACGACATACTCACGCGGAACGAGGACGAATTCTCATTCGCCGACCGCCTCAAGTGGGAAGCGATGAAACGCACGTTCTCAAAGCTGCCGCGTGCCGCACGCCGAAAGATGCTGCATGCGATACCGGCACAATACGAGATGATCGGCTGTTTTGCGGGCCGTACCGAACCTGTTCACGAAAGGATACTCGAGCTGAATTATCGGCAGTACGAGATACCGGTCAAGGGGCAGTGCGACATCCTGATCTCGGGCATTCCGGACATTTCGCCCTACAATGTCTATTCGGCGCTCAATCCGCTGCTCGTGCAGGTGATGGCCCTCGGCTATCACTTCAATATGTATCGCAACAAGCCGCTGCTGCGAAAGGGCGGCGTGATGGTCATCACGCATCCGTGCTTTGACGAGTTCGATCATAATTTTCACCCGTCATATATCGAATTCTTTCATCGCCTGCTGCCCGAATCGCGTGACGCCTTCTATCTGCGTGAGAAATACGAGCGTGAATTCGCTTCAAATCCGGCTTATGTCGAGATGTATCGCCGCGGCAATGCCTATCACGGCGCGCACCCGTTCTTTATGTGGTATTGGGGCGAAAATGGGCGTCAGCACGTCGGCAAAGTTATAGTCGCGGGTGCCGAGAATGCTCACGTCCCCGAAATGCTCGGCTGGGAACGCGCCGACAACCTGACCGAGGCAATTGAAATGGCACGATCATATATGGGCCGCAACGCCGAGATCACAATGCTCCACCAGCCGATCATTGGGCTTTGCAGCGTGACGGATTAA